One Clavibacter zhangzhiyongii genomic region harbors:
- a CDS encoding DEAD/DEAH box helicase, which yields MTDQLSPAERYAASRNRRSLPLLESFASGLRFDLDPFQRAAAESLENGRSVLVAAPTGAGKTVVAEFAVYLAMQRPSAKIFYTAPMKALSNQKYAELVAAYGPDEVGLLTGDTNVNSRARIVVMTTEVLRNMLYADSDLLRDLAFVIMDEVHYLADRFRGAVWEEVIIHLPQSVRMISLSATVSNAEEFGDWLQAVRGETDVIVSEERPVPLEQHVIVRHRMVDLFDSSGLAATHRVNPELVRMTHGGGREAVRVRGGQARGRGGAGAAGRRGPGPWDRGRMDRPEVVALLEERNLLPAIFFIFSRAGCDAAVKQVLRAGVRLTHAHERDEIRAVVEERCRTLRDEDLAVLGYWEWLEGLERGVAAHHAGMLPAFKEVVEELFQRKLVKAVFATETLALGINMPARTVVLEQLEKFNGEARVPLTPGEYTQLTGRAGRRGIDVEGHAVIQWKDGLDPQAVASLASRRTYPLNSSFRPTYNMAVNLIDQFGRERTREVLESSFAQFQADRAVVDLARKVRTQEESLAGYEKAMVCHLGDFREYSGLRRELSDLERATAARADMQQPGQHGERDKRQRQLTDLRRRMKAHPCHACKDRESHARWAERWWRLKRQTDALGQQIRTRTNAVAKVFDRVTELLLSLGYLKRAADGQVAPTPNGRMLKRIYGDRDLLVAECLRTQVWVDLDPAGLAAMAASLVYQPRRDEGDRNDRNLPRGAFRPALERTEEIWSRLDDVERERRLPTTEPLSTGLCAPMHRWARGGSLDAVLDEADLAAGDFVRWTKQTIDLLDQLSIVADGPVSRNARTALDSIRRGIVAYSSV from the coding sequence GTGACAGACCAGCTCTCGCCCGCCGAACGCTACGCCGCCTCCCGGAACCGCCGGAGCCTCCCGCTCCTCGAGTCGTTCGCGAGCGGGCTGCGCTTCGACCTCGACCCCTTCCAGCGGGCGGCCGCCGAGTCGCTGGAGAACGGCCGCAGCGTCCTGGTCGCCGCGCCCACGGGCGCCGGCAAGACCGTCGTCGCCGAGTTCGCCGTCTACCTCGCGATGCAGCGCCCGAGCGCGAAGATCTTCTACACGGCGCCCATGAAGGCGCTCAGCAACCAGAAGTACGCCGAGCTGGTGGCCGCGTACGGGCCGGACGAGGTGGGCCTGCTCACGGGCGACACCAACGTCAACAGCCGCGCGCGCATCGTCGTGATGACGACCGAGGTGCTGCGCAACATGCTCTACGCGGACTCCGACCTGCTGCGCGACCTCGCCTTCGTGATCATGGACGAGGTGCACTACCTGGCCGACCGCTTCCGCGGTGCCGTCTGGGAGGAGGTCATCATCCACCTGCCCCAGAGCGTGCGGATGATCTCGCTGAGCGCCACGGTCTCGAACGCCGAGGAGTTCGGCGACTGGCTCCAGGCCGTGCGCGGCGAGACCGACGTCATCGTCTCCGAGGAGCGGCCGGTGCCGCTCGAGCAGCACGTCATCGTGCGGCACCGCATGGTCGACCTCTTCGACTCGTCGGGACTCGCGGCGACCCATCGCGTGAACCCCGAGCTCGTCCGCATGACGCACGGCGGCGGCCGAGAGGCCGTGCGGGTGCGCGGCGGCCAGGCACGCGGCCGCGGAGGAGCGGGTGCCGCCGGCCGGCGCGGACCCGGACCATGGGATCGCGGGCGCATGGACCGCCCCGAGGTCGTCGCCCTCCTCGAGGAGCGCAACCTCCTGCCCGCCATCTTCTTCATCTTCAGCCGCGCTGGCTGCGACGCCGCCGTCAAGCAGGTGCTCCGCGCCGGCGTGCGCCTCACCCACGCGCACGAGCGCGACGAGATCCGCGCCGTCGTGGAGGAGCGCTGCCGCACGCTCCGCGACGAGGACCTCGCCGTCCTCGGCTACTGGGAGTGGCTCGAGGGCCTCGAGCGCGGGGTCGCCGCCCATCACGCCGGCATGCTGCCCGCCTTCAAGGAGGTCGTCGAGGAGCTGTTCCAGCGCAAGCTCGTGAAGGCCGTGTTCGCCACGGAGACGCTGGCGCTCGGCATCAACATGCCCGCGCGCACCGTCGTCCTGGAGCAGCTGGAGAAGTTCAACGGCGAGGCGCGCGTGCCGCTGACGCCGGGGGAGTACACGCAGCTCACGGGCCGCGCCGGCCGCCGCGGCATCGACGTCGAGGGCCACGCGGTCATCCAGTGGAAGGACGGGCTGGACCCCCAGGCCGTCGCCTCTCTCGCCTCCCGCCGCACGTACCCGCTCAACTCCAGCTTCCGGCCGACGTACAACATGGCCGTCAACCTCATCGACCAGTTCGGCCGAGAGCGCACGCGCGAGGTGCTCGAGTCGTCGTTCGCGCAGTTCCAGGCCGACCGCGCCGTCGTCGACCTGGCGCGCAAGGTCCGCACGCAGGAGGAGTCGCTGGCGGGCTACGAGAAGGCGATGGTCTGCCACCTCGGCGACTTCCGCGAGTACTCCGGCCTCCGCCGCGAGCTCAGCGACCTCGAGCGCGCGACCGCCGCCCGCGCCGACATGCAGCAGCCCGGCCAGCACGGCGAGCGCGACAAGCGCCAGCGCCAGCTCACCGACCTCCGCCGCCGGATGAAGGCGCACCCCTGCCACGCGTGCAAGGACCGCGAGTCGCACGCGCGCTGGGCGGAGCGCTGGTGGCGCCTCAAGCGGCAGACGGATGCCCTCGGCCAGCAGATCCGCACCCGCACCAACGCCGTCGCGAAGGTCTTCGACCGCGTCACCGAGCTGCTGCTGTCGCTGGGGTACCTCAAGCGCGCCGCCGACGGCCAGGTCGCGCCGACGCCCAACGGCCGGATGCTCAAGCGCATCTACGGCGACCGCGACCTGCTCGTCGCCGAGTGCCTGCGCACGCAGGTCTGGGTGGACCTCGACCCGGCCGGCCTCGCCGCCATGGCCGCGTCGCTCGTCTACCAGCCGCGCCGCGACGAGGGCGACCGCAACGACCGCAACCTCCCGCGCGGGGCGTTCCGGCCGGCGCTCGAGCGCACCGAGGAGATCTGGTCGCGGCTCGACGACGTGGAGCGCGAGCGCCGCCTGCCGACCACCGAGCCGCTGTCCACCGGCCTCTGCGCGCCCATGCACCGGTGGGCGCGCGGCGGCAGCCTCGACGCCGTGCTCGACGAGGCCGACCTCGCCGCCGGCGACTTCGTGCGCTGGACCAAGCAGACCATCGACCTGCTCGACCAGCTCTCGATCGTCGCGGACGGCCCCGTGTCCCGGAACGCCCGCACGGCCCTCGACAGCATCCGGCGCGGCATCGTCGCGTACTCCTCGGTGTGA